From one Bacteroides fragilis NCTC 9343 genomic stretch:
- a CDS encoding membrane protein, whose protein sequence is MEPSVKDKYIILGFIGFAILLIPFIATLIVANKFNQDTFVRLIVFVCSNLLGWLLYFSF, encoded by the coding sequence ATGGAACCGTCCGTAAAGGACAAATATATCATTTTAGGATTCATCGGCTTTGCCATTCTCTTGATCCCATTTATCGCAACGCTGATTGTTGCCAACAAATTCAATCAGGATACTTTTGTAAGGCTGATTGTCTTTGTATGCAGCAACCTTTTAGGCTGGCTGCTCTACTTCTCCTTCTAG
- a CDS encoding sialidase family protein, which yields MKFYLLFIFISLNLCSFSARATDTIFVYETQVPILIERQDNMLFLMRLTTARSDTKLNEVVLRLGQNVNLSNIQSIKLYYGGTEARQNYGKELYLPVTYISRDVSGKTLAANPSYSINKSQVNNPGRKVILNANQKLFPGINYFWISLQMKPGASLLDKVSAKIVTVKVDNKEALIYTVSPENITHRVGVGVRHAGDDGSAAFRIPGLATTNKGTLLGVYDVRYNSSVDLQEHMDVGLSRSVDGGKTWEKMRLPLAFGETGGLPAAQNGVGDPSILVDTKTNTTWVVAAWTHGMGNQRAWWSSYPGMDMNHTAQLVLSKSTDDGKTWSEPINITDQVKEPSWYFLLQGPGRGITMQDGTLVFPIQFIDSTRVPNAGIMYSKDRGETWKIHNYARTNTTEAQVAEVEPGVLMLNMRDNRGGSRAVATTKDLGKTWTEHPSSRKALQEPVCMASLISVKAADNTLNKDILLFSNPNTVKGRHHITIKASLDGGITWLPEHQVMLDEGDGWGYSCLTMIDKETVGILYESSVAHMTFQAIRLRDIIQ from the coding sequence ATGAAATTTTATTTGCTTTTTATTTTTATCTCCTTAAATCTGTGTTCCTTTTCTGCACGAGCTACAGATACTATTTTTGTTTATGAAACACAAGTTCCAATTTTGATAGAACGCCAAGATAACATGTTATTTTTAATGCGTTTGACTACTGCTAGAAGTGATACAAAATTAAATGAAGTGGTTTTACGATTGGGTCAAAATGTGAACTTGTCAAACATCCAATCTATCAAGTTGTATTATGGAGGTACGGAAGCACGTCAGAACTATGGTAAGGAGCTTTATCTTCCTGTTACCTACATTTCTCGTGATGTGTCAGGGAAGACATTGGCTGCGAATCCTTCTTATTCGATTAATAAATCACAGGTAAATAATCCCGGGCGGAAAGTGATACTGAATGCTAATCAGAAACTTTTTCCCGGAATCAATTATTTTTGGATCAGTCTGCAAATGAAACCGGGCGCCTCTTTGCTGGATAAAGTGTCAGCTAAGATTGTTACTGTTAAGGTTGATAATAAAGAAGCACTTATATATACGGTTTCACCGGAGAATATAACTCATAGGGTAGGAGTAGGGGTACGCCATGCCGGTGATGATGGTTCGGCTGCTTTCCGTATTCCGGGATTGGCAACTACTAATAAAGGAACATTGCTGGGAGTTTATGATGTACGTTATAATAGCAGTGTTGATTTGCAGGAACACATGGACGTCGGTTTGAGCCGTAGTGTAGACGGTGGTAAAACATGGGAGAAGATGCGTTTACCTTTAGCTTTTGGTGAAACTGGCGGTTTGCCTGCTGCTCAGAACGGCGTTGGCGACCCTTCGATCTTAGTGGATACCAAGACCAACACAACATGGGTGGTGGCGGCTTGGACACATGGAATGGGTAATCAGCGTGCTTGGTGGAGTTCTTATCCGGGAATGGATATGAATCATACGGCCCAGTTGGTATTGTCAAAGAGTACGGACGATGGTAAAACGTGGTCGGAGCCTATTAATATAACAGATCAGGTGAAAGAGCCATCCTGGTATTTCCTTTTGCAAGGACCGGGACGAGGTATCACCATGCAAGACGGCACATTGGTATTCCCGATTCAGTTTATCGATTCTACCCGTGTTCCGAATGCGGGAATTATGTATAGCAAAGACCGTGGCGAAACATGGAAAATCCATAACTATGCGCGCACCAATACAACAGAAGCTCAAGTAGCGGAAGTGGAGCCTGGCGTACTGATGTTAAATATGAGAGATAACCGTGGAGGTAGTCGTGCTGTCGCTACTACCAAGGATCTCGGTAAGACTTGGACAGAACATCCTTCTTCCCGTAAAGCTTTACAGGAACCGGTGTGTATGGCAAGTTTAATCAGCGTGAAAGCGGCAGACAACACATTAAATAAGGATATTCTTTTATTCTCCAATCCGAATACGGTAAAAGGTCGTCATCATATCACGATCAAGGCCAGTCTGGATGGAGGTATCACCTGGCTACCCGAACATCAAGTGATGCTGGATGAAGGTGACGGTTGGGGATATTCTTGTTTGACAATGATTGATAAAGAGACAGTCGGCATATTATATGAAAGCAGTGTCGCTCATATGACTTTTCAGGCAATCCGACTGAGAGATATAATACAATAG
- the istB gene encoding IS21-like element ISBf2 family helper ATPase IstB, translated as MKSLETMARYKKELTECARNLKLPFLAEHLDEILHEAQEKQQTYSEFLSTCLMRELRDKERRSYLTRLKFAGLPARYDLDLYDFSRTEGIDQRQMRELRELVWIRRTYNLLLVGDSGTGKTFIASGLIHEAVKAGYKAYLLTLEELFVCLKTKEISRPAMKTYKRIMKAQLLAIDDVTLFPLKGEDVLLLFKLVNCVQGKTSLIITASRDLTGWLEMAGDEVCAAALLDRLLYCCEIIRLSGKSYRMENRKTIFSNQQIGTAS; from the coding sequence ATGAAATCTTTAGAAACAATGGCAAGGTATAAGAAAGAACTGACCGAATGTGCCCGCAACCTGAAGCTGCCATTCCTGGCAGAACACCTGGATGAAATACTACATGAAGCACAGGAAAAGCAACAGACTTACTCCGAGTTTCTGTCAACTTGTCTGATGCGGGAACTTCGGGACAAGGAAAGGAGAAGTTATCTGACCAGGTTGAAATTTGCAGGATTGCCTGCAAGGTATGATCTGGATCTATATGATTTCTCACGTACCGAAGGGATTGACCAAAGGCAGATGCGCGAATTGCGTGAACTGGTATGGATAAGAAGGACATATAATCTTCTGCTGGTAGGAGATTCCGGAACCGGAAAGACATTCATTGCTTCAGGACTTATCCATGAAGCAGTGAAAGCGGGTTATAAGGCATACCTGCTGACCTTGGAAGAACTGTTTGTCTGTTTGAAGACTAAGGAGATATCACGACCCGCGATGAAAACATACAAACGAATAATGAAAGCGCAGCTGCTGGCAATCGATGATGTTACGCTGTTTCCCCTGAAAGGAGAAGATGTACTGCTACTGTTTAAACTGGTGAATTGCGTTCAAGGTAAGACATCACTTATCATTACCGCAAGCCGGGATCTTACCGGATGGCTGGAGATGGCAGGAGACGAAGTTTGTGCGGCAGCTCTACTGGACAGACTACTCTATTGTTGTGAGATAATCAGGCTATCAGGAAAAAGCTACCGCATGGAAAACAGGAAAACAATTTTTAGCAATCAACAGATAGGGACTGCATCTTAA
- a CDS encoding IS1182-like element ISBf5 family transposase, producing the protein MAKIVFKELTSNQNVLFPVSLSEKIAPNHPVRVVNSVVDALDISCLLWAYKGGGTSSYHPRMMLKVLFYAYLNNIYSCRKIEKALQENIHFMWLSGNSTPDFRTINDFRGKRLKEHIKSLFSAIVLLLQESGYVSLDVQYIDGTKVESASNRYTFVWRGSVEKNKAKLESKIQAILSEVDRHIEQDKQERTPDALPDMDSCGLREKVSALNKRLSGMNKAEQKQVRKLQEEYLPRLAKYESQLEKLGDRNSFSKTDEDATFMRMKEDHMKNGQLKPAYNIQIATENQFITNLGIYRRAGDTGTLISFLKDFRETYHRQSSIVVADTGYGSEQNYEFMENASIEAFVKYNYFHKEQKRAWKKDAFAIQNLYYNQEQDYYVCPMGQHLEHTGQRKSKSDLGYVSVLKRYQAQNCEGCPLKSQCHKSKTNRIIEVNYNLNRHKQKTREKLMSEEGIYHRGRRCIEPEAVFAQIKHNSAWNRFRLRGLEKVKTEFTLAAIAHNLRKLAKKVSALFFFTYFCRITSRKKIIEKNKDGFKIKMDNRRAA; encoded by the coding sequence ATGGCTAAGATAGTATTTAAAGAGTTAACTTCCAACCAAAATGTACTTTTTCCTGTCAGTTTATCGGAAAAGATCGCTCCCAATCATCCCGTTCGTGTTGTAAACAGTGTTGTAGACGCATTGGATATTAGTTGTCTGCTTTGGGCATATAAAGGCGGAGGCACCAGCAGCTATCATCCGCGTATGATGCTCAAGGTCCTGTTTTATGCCTACCTGAACAATATCTATTCCTGCCGCAAAATAGAAAAGGCCTTGCAGGAGAATATTCACTTCATGTGGTTGTCCGGTAATAGTACTCCCGATTTCCGTACAATCAATGATTTCCGTGGCAAACGTTTAAAAGAACACATAAAATCGTTGTTTTCAGCCATTGTTCTACTACTACAGGAATCCGGCTATGTCAGTTTGGATGTACAGTATATCGATGGCACCAAAGTGGAATCGGCATCCAACCGCTACACTTTTGTCTGGCGTGGCAGCGTGGAAAAGAACAAGGCAAAACTGGAATCGAAAATACAGGCAATCCTTAGTGAGGTTGACAGACATATCGAACAGGACAAACAGGAAAGGACCCCGGATGCCTTACCGGATATGGATTCCTGTGGCTTGAGGGAAAAAGTGAGCGCTTTAAACAAACGGCTCTCCGGGATGAACAAGGCTGAGCAGAAGCAAGTCAGAAAGCTACAGGAAGAATATCTGCCCCGCCTTGCCAAATATGAATCGCAATTAGAGAAATTAGGGGACCGTAATTCTTTCAGTAAGACCGATGAGGATGCCACCTTCATGCGCATGAAGGAGGATCATATGAAAAACGGGCAATTGAAACCCGCCTATAACATACAGATTGCTACAGAGAATCAGTTTATTACAAACCTAGGGATTTACAGGCGCGCCGGAGATACGGGAACTCTAATTTCTTTTTTGAAAGATTTTCGAGAGACTTATCATAGGCAATCCTCTATAGTAGTGGCCGATACCGGTTATGGAAGCGAACAAAACTACGAGTTTATGGAGAATGCGAGTATAGAGGCTTTTGTCAAGTACAATTATTTCCACAAAGAGCAGAAGCGTGCATGGAAGAAGGATGCTTTTGCCATACAGAACCTTTACTATAATCAGGAACAGGATTACTACGTATGCCCGATGGGACAACATCTGGAACATACAGGTCAAAGGAAAAGCAAGTCCGATTTGGGATATGTATCCGTACTGAAGCGTTATCAGGCACAGAACTGTGAGGGTTGCCCGCTGAAATCTCAATGTCATAAATCAAAAACTAACCGGATCATAGAAGTTAACTATAACCTTAACAGGCATAAACAAAAAACACGGGAAAAACTCATGAGTGAGGAAGGTATTTATCATCGGGGCAGACGATGTATAGAACCGGAAGCTGTCTTTGCGCAGATAAAGCATAACTCGGCATGGAACCGGTTTAGATTAAGAGGGTTGGAGAAGGTAAAAACAGAGTTTACCCTGGCTGCTATTGCACATAATCTAAGGAAACTGGCTAAAAAAGTCAGTGCTCTTTTCTTTTTTACTTATTTCTGTAGGATAACTTCTCGGAAAAAGATAATTGAGAAAAACAAAGATGGTTTTAAAATAAAAATGGATAATAGAAGAGCGGCATAA
- the istA gene encoding IS21-like element ISBf2 family transposase has product MEIRKQYFKEKQYMWHKVRELQLKGLNKTQIGIYLGVNRKTVRRYLNMTMEEFVKKQSSHRKYRLKLENYEQYVRANLEEYPYISAARIHDWLKECYPDFPRVCNRTISGFVERVRKKYGIGKKVETHKRNYEKQPDTPYGEYAQADFGEKCMRTENGKSIKVYFFAIVLSRSRYKFIYFSRRPFDTGLAVYAHELAFEYFGGRPQKIIYDQDKVLIARANMGDLILTGKFQAFVKEQHFHPVFCHKADPESKGRVENVVKYVKTNFLTARIFQNVDRLNEEARLWLERTGNGKEYGTTHRIPLEEFAQEREYLVPYHGTPHSPGGEMKEYHVRKDNTVQYRGNYYSLPCGTYRGGETTVWLHETDGCLELYNKETGKLVCRHDLCELKGKTIYGEGHRRQRNIGAQKLAERILIYVSYNREVALWLENLQRRKERYYRENLEVILRIIPGYDKAILTEAVSVCLDKGIYNGESVKSLCGHIWKKKMRESDVGKNPASRTQSTGLVKTYNEIFRNNGKV; this is encoded by the coding sequence ATGGAAATAAGGAAACAATATTTTAAGGAGAAACAATATATGTGGCATAAAGTAAGGGAGCTTCAGTTGAAAGGACTGAACAAAACACAAATTGGAATATATCTGGGTGTGAACCGTAAGACTGTACGACGGTATCTGAATATGACTATGGAGGAGTTTGTTAAAAAACAAAGTTCTCACCGCAAGTACAGGCTGAAACTGGAAAACTACGAGCAATATGTACGTGCAAACCTGGAAGAATACCCGTATATATCGGCCGCCAGGATACATGACTGGCTGAAGGAATGCTATCCGGACTTCCCCCGTGTATGTAACAGAACCATATCCGGTTTCGTGGAAAGGGTACGCAAAAAATACGGCATCGGGAAAAAGGTTGAAACGCATAAGCGAAACTACGAGAAGCAGCCTGATACTCCCTACGGGGAATACGCACAGGCGGATTTTGGGGAGAAATGTATGCGCACTGAAAACGGGAAGTCCATCAAAGTGTACTTCTTTGCTATTGTCTTGTCCCGTTCACGATATAAATTTATCTATTTTAGCCGGAGGCCCTTTGACACCGGGCTTGCGGTTTATGCCCATGAACTTGCCTTCGAATACTTCGGAGGCAGGCCGCAAAAGATCATTTACGACCAGGATAAAGTACTTATAGCACGGGCGAACATGGGGGATTTGATACTGACCGGCAAATTTCAGGCATTTGTAAAAGAGCAGCATTTCCATCCCGTGTTCTGTCACAAGGCCGATCCGGAGTCAAAGGGGAGGGTAGAGAATGTTGTGAAATATGTGAAGACGAATTTCCTCACGGCACGTATTTTTCAGAATGTAGACAGACTTAATGAAGAAGCACGTCTCTGGCTTGAAAGAACGGGAAACGGGAAGGAATATGGTACCACACACCGGATTCCCCTTGAGGAATTTGCACAGGAAAGAGAATACCTTGTACCCTATCACGGTACTCCGCACTCACCCGGTGGAGAAATGAAGGAATATCATGTACGTAAAGACAATACCGTACAGTACAGGGGAAACTACTATAGCCTGCCATGCGGAACCTATCGGGGAGGAGAAACGACAGTATGGCTCCATGAAACAGACGGATGCCTGGAACTTTATAATAAGGAGACGGGAAAGCTTGTCTGCCGGCATGATCTGTGCGAACTCAAGGGAAAGACTATCTATGGTGAAGGACACAGAAGGCAAAGAAATATCGGAGCACAAAAGCTGGCTGAACGCATTCTTATCTATGTATCGTACAATAGAGAGGTCGCCTTATGGCTTGAGAACCTGCAGAGAAGGAAGGAACGTTATTACAGGGAGAATCTGGAGGTAATTCTACGCATAATTCCCGGATATGACAAAGCCATCCTGACAGAAGCGGTTAGTGTATGTCTGGACAAGGGAATCTATAATGGTGAGTCCGTTAAAAGCCTGTGCGGACATATATGGAAGAAGAAAATGAGAGAATCGGATGTAGGAAAAAATCCTGCCTCCCGGACACAGTCAACCGGATTGGTAAAAACATATAATGAAATCTTTAGAAACAATGGCAAGGTATAA
- a CDS encoding two-component regulator propeller domain-containing protein, with protein sequence MHRNTALLIIVILLCASSALGRGVNYQFTSISIEEGLSQSTVQSILLDKKGKLWIGTRNGLNSYTGQDLKIFKSNPEDRYSLPDNEILHLTQDSLNNIWISTREGMVTYDEKHGNFTLVNRDIIYSSLCITDGILFGSENRIYKYDYKKRSFKSINIKKQEDKGSDVTKYRVQKIIAFSEREALVATRRDGVYVLDYQTMRLKRLFSGSNNILQGAYLSSNGYIYLSFWGQGLFCYEKTGKFIKRYTKENSDLTNNYVLDIVEKEGFLWLATDGGGINRLELSNENFSNLYHIAGDKNSLPVNSVTILYKDENEGLWAGSVRGGVFNIKESYIRTYKDCPLGYINGLSEKSVTSLFEEPNGRLWIGTDGGGINLYEPQTGDFKHFYSTYGDKVVSIAPISEKELIVSVYTKGLFLFDTHTGAYRPFLIINDSINFRQCFYGYIPRAHRVTKNKIYILSKDIWIYDINNRKFSPIKTDKNYQLPTSVMGYSDEKMSLTMSGNKVFQIINKNDSIQPLFQIDEKETITAIDCDGQDRIWVGTTAGIGYYNLKEKRYSKIDSQLFSDISALRYDPSSERVWICAQNQLYSYCIKDDKFIQWNRSDGFHPNEIIFTYQQRTMKKHRYLYFGGIEGLVQINTDIPEPNEPYPEIDLCGVELNGQLQTSDINIRNIKIPWKYNTLILQVHIKNKDIFQRVPFRYIIKGDVDKSIDSYHPMLELSNLSPGKYHIEVSCMTKDGNYTMPIHLTDIHVTPPWYKTDWFIILCCIFLTGGIIVGMSIFNIRKEVKIQKRLKEYRQYFNEKKIDFLIHINHELRTPLTLIYAPLKCLIDKNETQGLPSYLMPQLQLIFNQAQYMREIVDMVLDWNSMEAGYSKLKIQKCKLDEWITNIVKDFTEEARQKGICIKLQMTTDIEEVWFDKQKCHTVLSNLLMNALKFSMPESCITINTRKLENKVRISVVDEGIGIQDSDITNLFTRFYKGNHKEKGSGFGLYYAKTIMEMHGGDIGTYNNTDKGATFYLELPLLDINEKAEATKLLQKEAPIVNTTQDLHFDCTGKTILIVEDEKELREYLIESFTETFKKVYAADNAISALETCRKKQPSIIVSDVMMPQMDGFELCRQIKNDIRISHIPVILLTARYDQTGITTGYKSGADSYIPKPFDLAFLKVVVGNILKNREKIHSQYVTVTGSLSLLDLTNSKADEDFMKKINAVIHENLSDEEFSVQQLADAMIVSRSSLYSKIKIITGMGVNDYINRLRIEQAMSLLVNTNLNINEISCEVGFTYPRYFSSTFKSMTGMTPKQFRNEKCNK encoded by the coding sequence ATGCATAGAAACACAGCCCTACTTATTATAGTAATATTACTTTGTGCATCCTCTGCCCTGGGCCGCGGCGTAAACTATCAGTTTACGTCCATTTCCATTGAGGAAGGGCTTTCACAATCAACTGTCCAATCCATTCTCTTGGATAAAAAGGGAAAGTTATGGATAGGAACGAGGAATGGACTAAATTCTTATACGGGACAAGATTTAAAAATATTCAAGAGTAACCCGGAAGACAGATATTCTTTACCCGACAATGAGATTCTACATCTAACTCAAGATTCTCTAAACAATATATGGATATCCACCCGGGAGGGGATGGTAACATATGATGAGAAACATGGGAATTTTACTCTTGTTAATCGAGATATAATATACTCCTCTTTATGCATAACCGATGGAATACTTTTCGGAAGCGAAAACCGAATATACAAATATGACTATAAAAAACGCTCTTTTAAATCCATTAATATTAAAAAGCAAGAGGATAAAGGTAGTGATGTTACAAAGTACAGGGTACAAAAAATTATAGCATTTTCTGAAAGAGAGGCACTAGTCGCCACCAGAAGAGATGGGGTATACGTATTGGACTATCAGACCATGCGACTGAAAAGGCTTTTCTCTGGTTCAAACAATATTCTGCAAGGGGCGTATCTATCGTCAAACGGATATATATATTTATCCTTTTGGGGACAAGGTTTGTTTTGTTATGAAAAAACAGGTAAGTTTATAAAACGGTATACAAAAGAAAACTCCGACCTAACAAACAATTATGTATTGGATATCGTAGAGAAGGAAGGGTTTCTATGGCTGGCGACTGACGGAGGAGGAATCAACCGTCTGGAACTGTCTAATGAGAATTTCTCCAATCTCTACCATATTGCTGGAGATAAAAATTCGTTACCCGTAAATTCTGTTACTATATTATATAAGGATGAAAATGAAGGCCTATGGGCCGGAAGTGTCAGAGGAGGGGTTTTCAATATTAAAGAAAGCTACATACGCACATATAAAGACTGCCCATTAGGATATATTAACGGACTGAGCGAGAAATCGGTAACAAGTTTATTCGAAGAGCCTAATGGAAGGCTATGGATCGGTACAGACGGTGGCGGAATAAACCTGTATGAGCCTCAAACGGGAGATTTCAAGCATTTTTACTCCACCTATGGAGATAAAGTGGTTTCCATAGCTCCTATATCAGAAAAAGAGCTGATAGTATCTGTTTATACCAAAGGACTCTTTTTATTCGACACACACACGGGAGCTTACCGACCATTTTTAATAATAAATGATAGTATCAATTTCAGGCAATGCTTTTACGGATATATTCCACGCGCCCATCGGGTGACAAAGAACAAAATATATATACTAAGCAAAGATATATGGATATATGATATAAATAATAGAAAATTCTCTCCGATCAAAACAGACAAGAATTACCAATTACCAACTTCAGTAATGGGGTATTCTGATGAAAAGATGTCTCTAACGATGAGTGGCAATAAAGTATTCCAAATCATTAATAAAAATGATAGCATCCAACCTCTTTTTCAAATAGACGAAAAAGAGACCATCACTGCAATCGATTGTGACGGACAAGATAGGATATGGGTGGGAACAACAGCCGGGATAGGATATTACAATCTAAAAGAAAAAAGATACTCAAAAATAGACTCACAATTGTTCAGTGACATTAGTGCACTCCGCTATGACCCTTCCTCTGAAAGGGTATGGATTTGCGCGCAAAACCAGCTGTACTCGTATTGTATAAAAGACGACAAGTTTATCCAATGGAACAGAAGCGACGGATTTCATCCCAATGAAATAATATTCACTTATCAACAACGGACTATGAAAAAACACCGATATCTTTATTTCGGTGGTATAGAAGGGCTGGTGCAAATTAACACGGATATTCCAGAGCCTAATGAGCCATATCCTGAGATAGATCTTTGTGGAGTAGAGCTTAACGGACAACTACAAACATCAGATATAAATATACGCAACATAAAGATTCCATGGAAATATAATACACTCATACTACAGGTACATATCAAAAACAAAGATATTTTCCAGCGGGTTCCATTTCGATATATTATAAAAGGAGACGTTGATAAAAGCATTGACTCATATCATCCGATGCTGGAACTTTCCAATCTCTCCCCAGGCAAATACCACATTGAAGTATCATGCATGACAAAAGACGGGAATTATACCATGCCCATCCACCTAACTGACATTCATGTCACCCCACCATGGTATAAAACGGACTGGTTTATAATCCTATGTTGCATTTTTCTTACAGGAGGAATCATTGTAGGAATGTCTATTTTTAATATAAGAAAAGAAGTCAAAATACAAAAGAGACTAAAAGAATATAGACAATATTTTAATGAAAAGAAGATAGATTTTCTCATTCACATAAATCATGAATTACGGACCCCTTTGACATTGATTTATGCTCCACTAAAATGTTTGATAGATAAAAACGAGACACAAGGGTTACCTTCATATCTGATGCCACAATTGCAATTAATATTCAATCAGGCACAATATATGAGGGAAATAGTGGACATGGTACTAGACTGGAACAGTATGGAAGCAGGCTATAGTAAATTGAAAATACAAAAATGCAAATTAGACGAATGGATAACTAATATTGTAAAAGATTTTACAGAAGAAGCTAGGCAGAAAGGGATATGCATAAAATTACAAATGACCACCGATATAGAAGAGGTATGGTTTGATAAGCAAAAATGTCATACCGTACTGTCAAACCTGCTGATGAATGCACTGAAATTCAGCATGCCCGAAAGTTGTATAACAATAAACACACGGAAGCTTGAAAACAAAGTCAGAATATCAGTTGTAGATGAAGGAATCGGTATACAAGATTCGGATATAACAAACCTTTTCACACGGTTTTATAAAGGTAATCATAAGGAAAAAGGAAGCGGGTTCGGATTATATTATGCCAAAACAATCATGGAAATGCATGGAGGGGATATTGGGACCTATAATAATACCGACAAAGGGGCGACATTTTATTTAGAGTTGCCGCTTCTTGATATCAATGAAAAGGCAGAAGCCACAAAGTTACTACAAAAAGAAGCCCCCATTGTGAACACAACTCAAGATTTACATTTCGATTGTACGGGGAAGACCATACTTATCGTAGAGGATGAAAAGGAGTTAAGAGAATACCTAATAGAGTCCTTTACAGAAACTTTTAAAAAAGTTTATGCAGCAGACAATGCAATCTCGGCACTGGAAACATGCAGAAAGAAACAACCGTCTATCATTGTGAGCGATGTAATGATGCCCCAAATGGATGGTTTTGAATTATGCCGTCAAATAAAAAACGACATCCGGATAAGCCATATACCAGTAATATTGCTGACAGCACGTTATGACCAAACAGGAATAACAACCGGATATAAATCCGGAGCCGATTCTTATATCCCTAAACCTTTTGATTTGGCCTTTTTAAAGGTCGTCGTCGGCAATATTTTAAAAAACAGAGAAAAAATACACAGTCAATATGTAACGGTTACTGGTTCACTCTCCTTATTAGATTTGACAAACAGTAAGGCCGATGAGGATTTCATGAAAAAGATAAATGCTGTCATACATGAAAATCTATCTGACGAAGAGTTCTCCGTCCAGCAATTGGCGGATGCAATGATAGTCAGCCGATCTTCATTATACAGCAAAATAAAAATTATAACAGGTATGGGAGTAAATGACTATATAAACAGATTACGCATAGAGCAAGCGATGTCACTACTTGTTAACACAAATTTAAATATAAATGAAATAAGTTGCGAAGTGGGTTTTACTTATCCCCGATATTTCAGTTCTACGTTTAAAAGCATGACAGGAATGACTCCAAAACAATTTAGAAATGAAAAATGTAATAAATGA